A DNA window from Myripristis murdjan chromosome 19, fMyrMur1.1, whole genome shotgun sequence contains the following coding sequences:
- the LOC115378053 gene encoding somatostatin receptor type 2: MESSLFPVMDFNGTFADPDVYFGDHIDGFSVTVAALYLLVCVLGLAGNSLVIVAILKLDKMSSAATVYIFNLALADGLFMVGLPFIAMQNFQNRWEFGDLACKVVMVLDGINQFTSVFCLTVMSVDRYMALADPLRFARWRTPRRAKAVSALLWLFSLLAVLPMALHFSARDGLCTLDPALGSDAWWLGFLTYTFVLGFALPFTVMTASYAALLLTLRSQRLRAAAAASQESQRLERQVTKMVVAVVLVFGVCWLPFYAFNFCSLYETDLVLTFARGFEFVVLLSYSWSCANPILYTCLSDTFRRHFRALLCPAKRSPSMHCNVDTERYDLNDAGGRDVSVLA; encoded by the coding sequence ATGGAGTCCTCGTTATTCCCGGTGATGGACTTTAACGGCACCTTTGCGGACCCGGACGTTTACTTCGGCGACCACATCGACGGCTTCAGCGTCACCGTCGCCGCCCTCTACCTGCTCGTCTGCGTCCTCGGCCTGGCCGGGAACTCCCTGGTCATCGTCGCCATTTTGAAGCTGGACAAGATGTCCTCGGCCGCCACGGTGTACATCTTCAACCTGGCGCTGGCCGACGGGCTCTTCATGGTGGGCCTGCCCTTCATCGCCATGCAGAACTTCCAGAACCGCTGGGAGTTCGGCGACCTGGCCTGCAAGGTGGTGATGGTGCTGGACGGCATCAACCAGTTCACCAGCGTCTTCTGCCTGACGGTGATGAGCGTCGACCGCTACATGGCGCTGGCCGACCCGCTCCGCTTCGCCCGCTGGAGGACGCCGCGCCGCGCCAAGGCGGTGTCGGCGCTGCTGTGGCTCTTCTCGCTCCTCGCCGTCCTCCCCATGGCGCTGCACTTCTCGGCGCGCGACGGCCTGTGCACGCTGGACCCGGCGCTGGGCTCGGACGCCTGGTGGCTCGGCTTCCTCACCTACACCTTCGTCCTGGGCTTCGCCTTGCCGTTCACGGTCATGACGGCGTCCTACGCGGCGCTGCTGCTCACGCTGAGGTCGCAGCGGCTccgcgccgccgccgccgcgagCCAGGAGAGCCAGCGGCTGGAGAGGCAGGTCACCAAgatggtggtggcggtggtgctGGTGTTCGGCGTCTGCTGGCTGCCGTTCTACGCCTTCAACTTCTGCTCGCTGTACGAGACCGACCTGGTGCTCACCTTCGCCCGGGGCTTCGAGTTCGTCGTCCTGCTGTCGTACTCGTGGAGCTGCGCCAACCCCATCCTCTACACCTGCCTGTCCGACACCTTCAGACGCCACTTCCGCGCCCTCCTCTGCCCCGCCAAGCgatctcccagcatgcactgcaacgTGGACACAGAGCGGTATGACCTAAACGACGCCGGCGGGCGTGATGTCAGCGTGCTGGCGTAG